Proteins encoded by one window of Chryseobacterium sp. POL2:
- a CDS encoding UDP-glucose dehydrogenase family protein, with protein sequence MNITIVGTGYVGLVTGTTLAELGNSVYCVDIDEKKVEDMKQGIVPIYEPNLEEMFLRNIQANRLFFTTNLKEALDKSEVIYLALPTPPGEDGSADLSYVLKVANDIGKMMTDYKVVVNKSTVPVGTADKVGAVIKSKTDIPFDVVSNPEFLREGFAVEDSMNPARVVVGCSSERAKNIMAQIYQPFTNTGIPIIFMDEKSSELTKYAANSFLAVKITFMNEIANYCELVGADVDKVRLGMGSDDRIGHRFLFPGIGYGGSCFPKDVKALIKSGKDENFNFKILESTEAVNNAQKVILTSDIEKYFNDLSGKKIALWGLAFKANTDDIREASSLDNIKILLDKGAKIIAYDKIAESNVRKVIGDKIEYATDMYSALEDADCLLIATEWPEFKNPNFELMASKMKNKIIFDGRNMFPLEVPEQHGFFYKSIGRKTVKN encoded by the coding sequence TTGAATATTACCATTGTAGGAACTGGTTATGTAGGATTAGTAACTGGTACAACCTTAGCAGAATTGGGAAATTCTGTATATTGTGTAGACATTGATGAAAAAAAAGTTGAAGACATGAAACAAGGTATCGTCCCAATATACGAGCCAAACCTTGAGGAAATGTTTCTTCGAAATATACAAGCCAATCGTTTATTTTTCACGACCAATCTTAAAGAAGCTTTAGACAAAAGTGAAGTTATCTACTTGGCACTTCCAACACCGCCAGGAGAAGATGGATCAGCAGATTTGTCATACGTTCTAAAAGTCGCTAATGACATTGGCAAAATGATGACCGACTATAAAGTTGTGGTTAACAAATCAACTGTCCCAGTAGGCACAGCGGATAAAGTGGGGGCAGTTATCAAATCGAAAACAGATATTCCGTTTGACGTTGTATCCAATCCAGAATTTTTGAGAGAAGGTTTTGCGGTTGAAGACTCTATGAATCCTGCTAGAGTTGTTGTAGGTTGCAGTTCTGAGAGAGCAAAAAACATTATGGCACAAATCTATCAGCCATTTACCAATACGGGAATTCCAATAATTTTCATGGATGAAAAATCATCAGAACTCACAAAATATGCAGCTAATTCTTTCTTGGCTGTAAAAATTACTTTTATGAACGAAATCGCAAATTATTGCGAATTGGTAGGTGCCGATGTTGACAAAGTGAGATTGGGCATGGGAAGCGATGATCGTATTGGTCACCGGTTTTTGTTCCCGGGCATTGGTTATGGAGGCTCATGCTTTCCGAAAGATGTAAAAGCTTTAATAAAATCTGGAAAAGATGAAAATTTTAACTTCAAAATTTTAGAATCTACAGAAGCAGTTAACAATGCTCAAAAAGTTATTTTAACAAGCGATATCGAGAAATATTTTAATGACCTTAGTGGTAAAAAAATTGCGCTTTGGGGTTTGGCATTTAAAGCAAATACAGACGATATCCGAGAAGCTTCATCTTTGGACAACATCAAAATCCTTCTTGATAAAGGCGCAAAAATCATAGCTTATGATAAAATTGCGGAGTCTAATGTTCGCAAAGTTATCGGTGATAAAATCGAATACGCGACAGACATGTATTCCGCATTAGAAGATGCTGACTGTCTGTTAATCGCAACGGAATGGCCCGAGTTTAAAAATCCAAATTTTGAACTTATGGCATCCAAAATGAAAAACAAAATCATCTTTGACGGTCGTAATATGTTCCCTCTAGAAGTTCCAGAACAACACGGATTTTTTTATAAATCAATCGGTAGAAAAACCGTAAAAAACTAA